The DNA segment ATCACGGCTCGGCTACTTCGTCTCCTTGTGGAGAACATGGGTTTTGCAGAACGGGCAGTATTTCTTCATCTCCAGTCGGTCGGGCGTGGTCTTCTTGTTGCGCGTCGTCGAATAATTGCGCCTCTTGCATTCGGAGCAGGCCATCGCAACGATGTCTCTGGGCATGCCGCCTCCTTACTTTCCCTTCGCTCCCTCTATTCCAACACTTCGGTAATCGTCCCTGCGCCCACCGTCCG comes from the Vicinamibacteria bacterium genome and includes:
- the rpmG gene encoding 50S ribosomal protein L33, which codes for MPRDIVAMACSECKRRNYSTTRNKKTTPDRLEMKKYCPFCKTHVLHKETK